The DNA segment AAAAAGAAGATACAGTCAAGGGGGAGCTTGTCCTGGGATTCACCACTATTGACGGGCTTAGATTCGGCCTCAGAACCGGTTATGCCAAATCGCTTCTGGACAGCCGGGACAAGACTTATCTCACCTTTTCAGGGAGGATATGGTAAATTGATGAAAGGGAGGTAAATAAATATGAATGAGTATTACGCGGAAGAAACTGACGTAGTAGAAGATGATGAGGTAGGGGGTGTAGGGAGTGAAGAAGCGCCCTTCAAGAAAAAAAAGAAAAAAAAGGGAGCTATCAGGTCTCTCCTGGAGTTAGGCCGCCAAAAAGGGGCCTCTGATTTACATCTGGCTGAGGGTGTTCCGCCTGTCTTTCGGGTAAATGGAGAATTAGTCAAGATGTCGGATACACCGCCTTTGACTAAAGATAAAGTTTACAACATGATTAATGCCATTCTTACCGAAGAACAGAAACGTATCGTTAAGGAAGAACTTCAATTGGATTCTGCCCTGGAATTAGAAGACGGAAGATACCGGGTCAGTGTTTATACTACCAGGAAGGGTTTAAGCGCTTCCTTAAGATTGATTCCGGATAAGATAAAGGGCTTTAAAGAACTGGGCTTACCGGAAAGCTTAGAGAAATTAATGCAGCTTTCCGATGGACTTCTCCTGGTCACCGGACCAACCGGCTGCGGAAAGTCAACTACCCTGGCCTCTATGATCGACTGGATAAATGAACATAGACAAGCGCATATCATTACTATTGAAGACCCCATTGAGTTTGTTCATCAGCATAAGAGGTGTATGATTAATCAAAGGGAGATTGGGGCTCATACAGAGTCCTTTGCCTCTGCCCTGAGGTCGGCTTTAAGGCAGGATCCGGATATTATCCTGGTGGGTGAGATGCGGGATCTGGAAACCATCTCCACGGCCTTAACCGCCGCTGAAACAGGCCATCTTGTCTTAGCTACCCTCCATACCAAGTCTGCCGCCAAGACCATTGACCGTCTTATTGACGCCTTCCCGGCCCATCAGCAAAATCAGGTTCGAATCCAGCTCTCGGAAACAATACAAGCCATTATTGCTCAGTCTTTATTGCCCTTGAAAGAGGGCAATGGGCGGGTGCCTGCCGTGGAGATACTTGTGGCTACACCGGCTGTCAGGAACACTATCAGGGAGATGAAGACCCATCAAATCCCCAGCATTATCCAAACAAGCGGCCGGGATGGGATGCAGAGTTTGGCTCAATCACTCCGTGGTCTTCTTCACGAAGATAAGATATCTAAGGCTGAAATGCTTAAGCGATTTACGGACAAAGAGATCTTTGCCCTGGCCGGTGGGTATTATCAGGAGGAATAGTTTCGAGTTTCGAGTTGTAACTATTCAACCACGAAGACACTAAGCCACGAAGATTATAAGAATTATCCTTTAATAGCCCGGTAGAGCGACAATAGTAGCCCAGTACCCAACCCTGGCCTGCCGCCAGGGCAGTCTTCCATACCGGCTTCTTAACCATAACCTTTTATCCGAGAGGCCTCTACACCAGGAATTGCTGAGAAAAAATTTACCTTGACATATTTTAAAATTTAATGTATTATAGAATATAATGTATATATGGAGGTGGTGTAGAAATGGTAAGAAAACAGATTTACTTAGATGAGAAGACAGATGAAGAGCTTAAGCGGATAACAGTCCTGCATAAGGTCAAAACTGCACATATAATCAGGAAAGCTATAGAGGAATATTTAGATAAGAGGGCAAGGGAGAGAAAAAAAGAAAAAAATCCCCTTTACAAACTCGTTGGTCTATGTGAGGAAGGAAAGCCCGATGCTTCTCTTAAACATGATGAGTATCTTTACCAAAAAGGAGAATAAGGATGCTTGTTTTTGTAGATACAAGTGCCTGGATTGCTACGGTTGTTAAGAAAGATATAAACCATAAAAAGGCATCCTCATATTATCTTGAGCTACTTAATAAAGACATAGGTTTAATCACCTCAAACTATGTTTTAAGTGAGGTTTATACTAGACTTAGATATGATGTAAGCCATCAAAAAGCCTGTGAGTTTCGCCACATCATTTCCGAAGCAACCTCTCAGGGCTCTCTTTCTGTATCCTGGGTCAATGAGGAGATTGAAAATAAAGCCTGGGAGATATTTGAAAGTTATAAAGACCAACGATTTTCTTTTGTTGACTGCACGAGTTTTGTTGTTGCCAAAAGACTTAAGATAAAAGAGGTCTTTGCCTTTGATGATGACTTTGTTATTATGGGGTTTATACTTAGACCATAGGAAGTGGAAAGGGGGCAGCATAAGAAAAATTAGCAGTTAGTATTCAGAAGAAGTAGCAATAGCCAGGGCAACTACAATAAGATAGAGCATTGCTTATTTCCTTGCTATTGAAGAGGCGAATGTTAACCTGAGAATTACTGCCTCATCGTATAATTCCTTGACTTTTTATACGATAATATCGTATAATTAGCCTTAAAAGAGGATTTTTTAGATATGGAAGATTTATTCTATCGTTACAATCCCTGGTGGGAAGAAGAATATCTATTAGAAGGCATCATTGAGAGAATTTCTGTCTTAACATTGATGAAGGAAAATTTCTCTTCTAAACAGATTATTTTCTTAACGGGTCTAAGAAGGGTTGGGAAAACCACTCTTTTAAAACTTCTGATTAAAGAACTGATAACAAAGGAAGGGATTGAACCCAAACATATTTTTTATATCAGCCTTGATGATTACCTCCTTCTTAAAAAATCCATATTAGAAATTGTTGATGAATACCGTAAGATTCATAAAATTAGTTTCAAAGAGAAAATTTTTATCTTCTTAGATGAAGTGGCTTACAAAGAGGATTTTGAATTACAACTTAAGAACCTCTATGATAATCAGAATGTCAAACTTTATGTCTCTTCTTCAAGTA comes from the bacterium genome and includes:
- a CDS encoding type IV pilus twitching motility protein PilT, with the protein product MNEYYAEETDVVEDDEVGGVGSEEAPFKKKKKKKGAIRSLLELGRQKGASDLHLAEGVPPVFRVNGELVKMSDTPPLTKDKVYNMINAILTEEQKRIVKEELQLDSALELEDGRYRVSVYTTRKGLSASLRLIPDKIKGFKELGLPESLEKLMQLSDGLLLVTGPTGCGKSTTLASMIDWINEHRQAHIITIEDPIEFVHQHKRCMINQREIGAHTESFASALRSALRQDPDIILVGEMRDLETISTALTAAETGHLVLATLHTKSAAKTIDRLIDAFPAHQQNQVRIQLSETIQAIIAQSLLPLKEGNGRVPAVEILVATPAVRNTIREMKTHQIPSIIQTSGRDGMQSLAQSLRGLLHEDKISKAEMLKRFTDKEIFALAGGYYQEE
- a CDS encoding PIN domain-containing protein produces the protein MLVFVDTSAWIATVVKKDINHKKASSYYLELLNKDIGLITSNYVLSEVYTRLRYDVSHQKACEFRHIISEATSQGSLSVSWVNEEIENKAWEIFESYKDQRFSFVDCTSFVVAKRLKIKEVFAFDDDFVIMGFILRP